The window GAAGTTttggtatttaaaaaaaaacctttgttCCAAACAAGAAGCTACACAGTAATGAACTTGATACGTACTCTCTGTAGCTTTCTGGTCTGGCTTCTTGTTTCTTGAAGACAGAACTCAAGCTTCagtatcttcttcttcaagtcTTGATCCGTTCTTCTCTGTTTCTCCAGctgttttttaataaaaaagattaACAGATTGttttaaccaaataaaaaaaagatggatATTCACCTGAGATTCGAGTTCCTTAGTCTGATGCTTCCAGTGACCTGACATTAACCTAATCTCATCTTTCAGTTTCTTGACCTCCACGTCGTTCACTTCAACTAATCTATTCATCCTCTCAAAATTCACAGGAGAGACATCTTCTAGAAACTTCTGCAGCACGCAATCATTGCTACCTATCCCAGCCTTTGTAATAGCCTCTGTCACCTCGCGCTCGATTCTCCTAAGCTCCTCTCTTAGCTGAATCTCTGAGCACTCCCTCAAGCTCAAACCTCTCTGTAGATCATCAAGCTGGTGCCCGAGCCGAGTCACACGGTGTTCGTGTTCTCTGAGAGAACGTGTTTTGTCGTCAAGTTGTTGTTTAAGCACTGAGCATTGGATCTTTGTAGATTCAGCAGAGTCAGCACTTGCCTCTGCGGTTTGATTAGTTGCATCCAGCTGTGATCTAAATTCCTCCAAGTCTTTAATAAACTGTTTACTCAAAAGaaagattacaaaaaaaaaaaaaatcttttagcaaaaaataaaaaatattacataattaagaaagtgtcaattaaaaaaatatatattggttTAATGGAGAATAAACCTTTTCAGCAGCAGATGCAGAAGCATGAAGCTGAGAGTTCCTTTCTTCTAATCTCTTATGTAATTTACACATCTCCATTTCCATGTTCTGTGCTCTCTTCTCTGCTTCCTAAACAATCAACAAAAGAAAGCCAAATCATTTCtataattgatttaaaaaaagaataattgattattaaaataaaagagaaagacTTTTTACTTTTCTAGTTTGGGTTTCTTTAAGGAAAGATTGTTCTTGAGAAACCAAACGGCccctgacttgcttcagctcagACGCCAAAGAGACGACGTTCCTCCGGAAACTCTCTTTCTTCTCATCCAAATCTTTCAGAAGTGGATCCACCGTGGTTCTTTTGTCGGAACAAGACATCTGGTTGTTTGGTTAGTTTCTCATCCAAAGTCTACACCTTGATGATTTGGTCTGTTCTCATAAATCTGAAAAGAGGAAAGAAGAtgggaacaaaaaaaaagggtaagttttttttttgtaacatgtgGACATGGGGCAGTTGACCATTAATACAGAAGTTAAATGAAGAAGAGTATTtaacaattcaaaaaaattataataataaatacaaAGATGGTGACTTTACATGAGCCTTGCGTGGGAGAAAGTTGGTGTAGTAACTTGtagtttaaaaagaaaattcaagATCTTCGGATAAATCAGATCTCTCTGGTTTTGGCATGAATCTTACAAGAGCTGAGGAGAGAGAAAGACAGAGAGAAAGGAAAGAGAAGCAAATCAGAATAAATGAATTGGAGAGAGAAGAAGACTTTGAAGTTCAAAAATCAAAACCTTCCCTCCAAAATCCTCGGCAAACACAAACCTATGGCcatgtaatattttaaaaaaaaattaaaagttttgaGATTTATGATTCAAGTGGAATATAGTATGTACTATTAACACGGTTTGTGATCCAAGTGGAATATGTGCATCAATCAATAGATAATGACAAATGTGACAAAGAACGGTTTAAATTTGTTGTTATGGTAGGTTGCtccaaaaaaaatgttgttatgGTAAAAATGTGATATGTTAGTTTATTATATTGAATTAGATAGAGCTAAACTTGTGATTAAAGGACATGTGTGTGGATGGAGAAAGAGACAATAGAGATGCCATGGTGGTAGACAAAAACAAAGACCGAAACTGTGTAGATCGTTGCTGTATATCCATTAGATCTCTACCTcgtgttatatattattaactGAAGTTTGCTTTTCAACGCCTTATGAACTCATTCATCATGGTCATGTGATCACTGATCATCCTCTTCCAAACTTTGTCAGCTAGAAGTTTTCCTCTCCCGTTATCATGGACTCTAGGTAATGGTCTTATGTAATGGACCTGGAATAGTAAGTCATTGGGCTAGGCCCATTAAAAACTAATAGTAGAGGATTTAATATGATTCCCCATCTGAATTGAATAGGTTTTTAAAAGTCAGTGTGATTTGGTTCTTGTGTATGGTGTTGcagtttgtgacaaaaaaaagtgtATGGTGTTGCAGTGATCATTTTCAAACTCTCTTCAGTATTGGAGAATCAAGACACACCGTGTGGCAGTTCATTGAAAACCTTACCATTATTTCGTTGTTTGTGTAACTGTATTCTGCACTATTCTAGTAACAAGTGTCCTTTTCCTTGATGTAGTAACTTTTATTCACATGACTCATCTATGAAATTCGCTTTTGAGCTTATTTGCCTCCTCGCTAGTATGAATCCAACCGCTGGATATATAAAATAACTGAAAGCTATCACTCATCAACACTAAAATCACGGTTTTTGGAGAGACAATAAAGTCATGATCAATGAGTGAAAAAGTTTCACCGTCAGTCGTGAACTTTTAGCTTCGTATAGAGATTGAGACCATTGGATTCAAGAACATGTTAAGTCAACAATTTCGGATGTAGAGAAGCTGGTATATAGTATTGCATTAGTTAAAAAACATTGACCTAAAACCTAAAAGGCAAATTAAAGCCGTCATTGGTTCGGTCGGCTGCGTTTGGGGTCCAATGGTAAGTGTTAAACAAAGAGACAAAATATCAGATCATGTCCAAAAGTTCTGATGGGTCGAATTTAAGGGTCAACGTGTATACACTGAGAATGACACTTAATTTGCCGATGCTATAAGAAAATGACCACTCCTGCATAATGTTGGGGGCGTTTTGGGTATTAATGATGATCCTTGCTATTACAGAAGGGATCCCAAATATGGCAAAACATATTGACATGCCTAAGATTCACATAGATTATTGTCGATTATGTAAATGACTTAAATCTTAATGCACAAAAACATTACATTTGTTACGCGGACAAAGTCCATACTAGTTATCAAGATTGAAAAGCTACTTTTAGTAGAaacgaaaaaaaattataaagcaAAATGAATATCAGATTTAAAACtgtataaatacaaatataaattatttattcttaTAATCAATATATGAATCTTAAAATgtgtatttatttcttttttgaaaaatgaatcTTAAAATGTGTATTTATTTCAATcgtattttctttcaaaatagtatttttttgcGTTTGTTCACAATACATTATCAACAATATGCAAGCAAATTTTACCCCAAAAGAAACAATATGCAAGCAAAcactttgttttgtttattatttttggcATCTTCAACGGAGGCTTGGCTTGAGTTTGCATGTATTGTAGCATCTCCCTAATCTCAATTTAGAATGTTATAGAAGCACGAGGATAATTATATCATCAGAACGCGGTGTAAGTGTAAGAGGTGAGAAAGTGGTGGGTGGTCCTTGAGCCTTGAAGGAATCAAAGAAGACATCTCATACTTGACCCCAATTATTATGCCACCTTCTCTCTCACGTCTCCATCCGTTCTAGTTGtcatctctctttttcttgAGGTTCACCTCTTCAAACGTGTCACCTCTTTAATGGCCTTTCATCTTATAATTGTTTACGTGATCTGTATTCCCGATTTGTAGCCATAAACACATCATATTTTTCTAACAAGCTATCAAGCATCACTTAAGAGTGTTATCAACatttcaacaacaacaacaaattaTAATCAACGTCTTATTTTTTGCCCTAATAGGCTAATAAGTTGGATCTTCATTCCATAGTATTAGATAATCACAACATAAATCATAGTTGATCATtgcaaaataattttgaagcgTGTATAAAGCCGCCGTTTATCCGTCCTCAATATATAGTGTTTTTAATGGTTAACATGCAAAATGGATAATGATCAGACACTTTAATTACTATATAAAATTCTTGCTCTGGCACCTATTTAATCAGTATATACTGTACAGACGTAGTTCCGACAAATTACGAGTTGATTTCATAACTttttctaattaattaattgctctttttttttgtcacaaattaATTAATTGCTCTAATATTGTTAGCAATCATAGGTCACCACTAGAAAAATACCACATTCTTGTTTGGCCTTCGGCGGAAGATATCACATTATTACTAAGTCGACGAAATAGACAAAACATGATATATGCACTCATTTTGTTTAAATGTAGGACACACGAAAGTCTATTTTAACTTACTATCATTTCATATGAATTTTGAAATTTccataaagagaaaataaaaagctGTTCGAGAAGAAACTAAATTCAGATAAAGAGGTGTTCTCTCACATGCGACGCACTTTGAACAAAAGAGTCGGACCGTAGGGTCTGCATGCACATGCCTTCTCGTAGACAtttatactttatttttttaattttttgcatataGCTTATGATACCAAAGTAAATTTTCTTAACCAATATATTGATTGGGTGAATGAGTGCCATTGATGtatactttctatttttctaaaacatatcTTGAAATTTCAAGAATAAATTTACCGCTCAAACTTATGAAATAACACCAAAACActtaaaacaacaacaaaaataagcAATATTTTCGTCCAATTGGTAATTAATTTTGACTTTTGTTTCAATGGCAAACAATTGATAAATAATGAGGCATTCGGATAATAAATTCGtagaaaaataatcaaaacaaatacTATTACACACCATCGGCTCATGCACTCGGCTATTAGGCAGAGCCAAGTTTATGGGACGGCTGAAACTCAGACAGAATTTTCGATAGAGCTGTCATGGCTCGGACTTGCATTTCCAACGCCGCTATGTAATCAGCCGTCTCGTCCAAAAGCTCCGGCAACGCCGTTCTCCGGCAACCTGGCACCAAACCACCCAACACTCGGACCCGATTTCCCACCACCGACAACTTCCTCTTCCCACCTCCACCTCCCCTGACCGCCGACGCCGGCTTTGTATTCTTGTGTCGCCGCAGACTCCTCCCGAGTCGACTGACCAATATGGCTCGGCTCCACCGAGTCGTACCACGAGCTGTAGCCGCTAGCACTTTGTCGGCCGTGTCTCGGACCGTTGTGCTCCGCCGCGGTCGCTGGAGAGCGTCGTAGAGCTGTAAGGAATAAACCTTCTGCGCCTCCGTATCTCCCCATCTCCGACTAATATGGCTCGCCGGAGCTTCTGAACTTCTTCTTGATCTACGAAGAGCCTCCAGTAGCTTTGGAGCGAAAACTCTTTGACCTCTTTGAGCCGTTACCAATCTCCGGCGAAAAGGAACGGTTTCAGTTCCTTCTAACTCCGGCGACGTCGATGGATTCGTTCCAGACATTCACAAGAACTCTAACAACACCACAAAAGAACGTTATTgacgtttttttcttttgttcaagAAAGTTTATATTATGGCTTTAGCAACAAAGAAAGATTTATATTATGGAACCGTCGGAGAAACAAGCCGAGCTCGTTCTTATTTTGATAATGATTCAGAGTTGTTGAAGGGatctctatatataataaacatcTGCGAGAGGCCATTCTCAATGcaattattttctatatttatttgttcATTTTCTTTTGTCCTTTTCGAATTATATACCATGATTCAGATTACTTTTTCTTAAATCATTCTACCTCTAATTTCACGTTGGTCAATTATGATTTACCTGGTGAATGAAAAATCAGTTTCCTATACTAAATTCAATACATTGTCTAGGTTGAAAAACATaatcaaagaaacaaaaagaccATTTTTATCTGTTTGACGGCTGACAAAAATATCTATAGTCATTGTGATATTAGATATTTTTACATAGAGACTAAAACATTTATGCTTTTACATACCTATTTATGATGGTGAGCGGCGTAAATTTGTATTATGACGTGGAATTATTGAATTTGtagaattttaattataaaaagacAACATTGGCGATGGAATATATGGtagagttttatattttttatataatagtgTGGAGGGCAATGATTGGTAGCAATATAAGACCATCCGAGTCCATAACTGTCTCTTAGCATTAATCCTTAGGatagttttaatataataatagttaTTATGTTAATTTAGGTAAGGATTGGTCCGTCCGGAAGGAGTTTAAGGATCTGATCCTTGTGTACGTGGCAACGTTTGAGTGGGACGGGTTCTGTTTGTGCTGGGCTGGGTTGAAAAAAATTAGGTCATTCTCGACcgagacagaaaaaaaaaagaagctctcGACGATTAGGCGGAAAACTGGTACTACCAAACTTGTCGGATCCAGTCGGATCTCCGCCCGATCCAAGACGTTCTCGCCGAATTCAACTCCAAGTTCACCCGCTCTCGTTACTTCCCCGTCTGCTCCTCTCTTTCCATCCTCTTACAGGCACGTGCTCTCGTCCCCCTCCCGTTACCGAGCTCTGTTCTCGATTTCGTGACAGTAGCGAGCTCTGGTGGGCGGATGCAAAGGATTTGATTTTGAATCTAGGGTTTTACCGAGTGTTCgaatttatctttatatttatgTTCAGTTTGCTAGGGCCACTCATTGGTTACTTTCGGTTATCGAAATTGGGatttggtttaacttttttgcaGGATCCGATGATACTGAGGAGTACTGATCGTCTGATTGCGTTTGCTATCATGCACCAGTGTTATTCTTCCGTTAAACCATCTTTAAATCCGTTTATATCGGAAATGATAATTGTAAGCAGCCTTTTCATCGTGCGTCTAATATGTAGAAAATGCAAATTTGTTTGTCTgcttagttttatatatatatatatttgatttatgcATATATGTGTTTTCGTGTGAAAGAATAACGATGTCTATTGCGTTTTGTAGGCTGCTTGTAATGAGCAAGCGGAGAAGTATGAGAGAGCTTCCTTCTCCACCTGTTTCAGTGGAATAGCTACAACAACGCTAAAGAGGTATATGATGTAGCTGTTTCTTGTAGCCTTTTTTTTCCCATGTAAACTCAAAATGTGGGGCTCTTGTTTTTGTTAAGCATGTTATGTACTCGATGAATTCGTGTTTTATAATTGTCCTGTGAACAAACAATGTCCATgctattttaatgttttattgaGAATCTCTCTAAACACTGATTAATTAGAACAATTGATTTCTTAAAGCTGTTATGAAATCACTTTTCTCATACTCTCGTATTTTCTTAATTGTCCCGACCTGTGGATTCTAATTAAGTATTCGTGCTCTCTTGCAGATTCTCAAACTGTCAGCTGCTGATTATATCAAAACGTTTGATCCTTTAACTAATGTAAGAGCAGATGACGCATAGAGACAtcttatatattctaattaCATCTCTAATCCATCTTATCTTCCTCGCAAATGTTCCTGTATCATGCCTAACACTACTTGGAGAAACTTTTCTGGTTAGTGATTTAGTATGTTGATGTTCTGTCAGGAATTTCCCGAGCTAGGAGAGCTGCAACGAGAGTATGGCAATAAAGCTGATGGACCATCTAGTCACGTGTTTGCCGACTATGCTCTCAAAAAGCTATTGCATGATCCTGATGTTCCTCGTGGGTGCGATCCTAACTCTCCAGAGTACGTAACCGATGAGTTAGGGGGTTCCGGTTCTTGTTAACCGCTATATAGATTTAACTATGATCATTTTCTCGCAAGCTTCCAGTTTTCCGTGTTTTATTATCAATTGCCGGTTTTTAGTTCTTATCTTCCTCTCTACCAAACTTGTTTCCTCTCTAGCTAGTTATCTCTTTCGGTTTGTTTCGTTTCTATCAgaacttgttttcttttctttccttttggtacTACTGTAAAATCTTGTTGCTACAACTCGAAGTTGCCACAAGTGTAatcttttttcttatcttataTGCTTCTCTTATGTTGTTTTCGGCTAAGGCTAGTATGTTAAACTTGAATTTGGCTTGAATTTGGCttgtaaacatttttaaacttgTATCAAACGTAGACATTGTTAAACTTCTATCACACTTATAGAAACCATATTAAATGAAACTTATAGTTTTAAAACTTatacaattaataaaatttcaattttaattaaaaaaaaaaattattcctaAGGATTCCATCTTCGGAATCACCATTGGACGAGCAATTTTGATTCGaatccttaactattcaaacaacaaccaaaaagaaaaaaaaattattaaaaaaatgctAAGGATTCATGGGTTGGTCTCACCATTGCACATGCTCTAACCAATAGATAGGAACACGTAGCtataaaacaaaacttaacataaagaaacaacaacaattTGGAAAAGAATTGGAAAAAGAGAAGATGCATGTGATGTTGTTTTCTTTCACGACCTCCTCACCTTAGGTTTAGTATTGTGGCTATTTATCATCCACAAAAATTTCACTCACGGTTTctctatatttaaatttgattctTTTCAATATTTGGTGTTTTGTGAAACATATAACATGTTCtttattctttctcttctttgaaaaaaaaataacttgatTAAAAGTTGATTTTTTCGAAAACATGAAATTTAGATTTTGGATTGCACCTGTCAATCGGTCTATAAGCAAAAAGACGAATTGTGTATATGCCTACTACATAACATAATGTTTTTCTTAAAATGTACTATATTTTATATCCGTCCATATGAAGAAATTACTAGTATCATGCTACAACAAAAGAGGACACACATAAATGGAAACCGACCATGCATTTGGTTTGTTCACCACTCCGACCAGCTCATTAGCATCAATGGGTAAAATAATGTGGCTCATTTTATGTGTGtactaaaaaaaatactagtCTTCTCGGCGTGCCATGCAATGATGTACTCGTAAATTTTCTTAAGTATATCACAATAGATTTAAAACCAtagagaaaataatttatacatgAACAAACAAGAAAACATTCTAAGGAAAAGAGTTAGactttgttacaaaaaaaaaagagttagaCTTGTCGAATTTGGGCAAAACACAGAAAAAAATTTAGTCGGCAGATGTATGTAATTGAAGCTgttaaattaaactaataaaacGAATTAAGAAACAAAAGTATCTAATTTGCAATACAAATGTGGGGTGTTTGTCAATAAAAGGTGAGTAATGACAGAGAGATTTGCCTCCTTGCGTCAGACACGCTTTAATATAATCTTCTTAATTTTTcccatttttgtttgtttattattctcAAATCAAATGATTAGTTGTTATCCTCATTGATTATTTGTTATACTTATCCCCCATTCATATCACTACTAATGATGACAATGATTTGTTTCAAAGACGAAAGAAATACGACGAGACTATCATTATCCACGATTTTTTAAGACGGGGTTACTAGgagaatataaaaaattgttttttacaTTCTCCTAAGAATCCCGCTTTAAGGAACCGTGGATAATAATAGactgttttatttaaaatagaaaacaagtGTCAATATAAAACCCATGATAAATTGGCCCAAACTCTAACCGGTCCGGTATGGTTTGACGACAATATAAAAACATGAACATACAAAAAAATGACGTCGTCactatattttccatttttgggGTTTCccttattttttcaaatttcctttttaatacCTTGGAAGTGGGGTTTACGATATTCATGGGTGTATTGTCTGAAACCCAAAAACCGAATTCGAACCGAACTGAAAAACCGAGAATCCGAATTATTTATAATACAGTTTcattttggattttaaaaaaatagaaatctgACCGGAAATGAGGTTACCCGAATCGAACCGGTCTAAAAAATGTCTGGTTCCTAACATTTCAACCTGAATAACTCAGAAACCGAATAAATCGAACCGATTCGAACCGAAAATCCGAATGCCTAGCACTAGTTTATGACACACCAAGGCTCAGATACACATTCGCACAGTATCTTGTCTCTCAGGCAAACAACCCTAACCCTAAATTCCCGAACTTGACTACTCAAGATCATCCTCTCCCGTCATGCTGAAGCTCCTCACTTCAACCGCTTACGGTGGCCATCACGTAAACCCGATTAAGAACCCACTACTGTTCAAGACACTGAGTCAGCTTACCGGATCAAACCGGAGTTCACTCGAATTGGGTTGCCATGCTTTCTGCTCCAGTCAAAGTGACTATGCAGCCGATTCCAAGGCAGCTAAGTCGGATTCCGACACCAAATCGTCGTCAGGGGTTGTCTCAAAGGCCTCTAAGCTCGACGATTATCAAACGGTTTGTAGAAATCTTTACTTAAAGTTCACTTTTCTTAGTTTCATTAGTCATGTAAAGGTAGAACCAGCTTTTGATAGCATTACCATTCTCTCGGCTCTGTTTATGTTGTTTAATTTCCAGGTTATAGCATTGCCGATGCTTAACAAGTCTCATCAGAGTGTTGTGACGTGCCTTATAAGCCAGAAGATGTGCCAATCTGACACTGATGATGGAGTTTTTCGCTTTCCTTTTCAATCTAGTGatcataaattttaattaatgtcCGCGTTTACAAAATCcttattgtaatatttttattatatcaaattaattagtaaaTCGTGGAAGGAATGGGAGAACTTGCTTTGTTTCATGGATCCTAATTACACCCGGAATACAATCTaacaaaatattgtaaaataaaataatgataattAAGAAAAACGTGTATTATATATCCTCGGAGCAAGGCAATATCTGTAATTTAAATTATTGGTAACTTTAATAAAACTCTTGGTTTCAAATTTCAATATACTTAGggaatattgaattatttatcaacaaactatttggtttcagtttattcagttaaaaataaatattatacgtatagatatatgtccttgacaaaaaaatacatataatatatgaaaaaatatatatggatatatatatagcGAGGCATATCTGAATACGCTGTGAGAAAGCGTGTTCTTGAGATATCTCATTCGATGATGAATGGATGGGGAGAAGAATCTCAAGGTGGCCGTAGCCAAATAACTCCAGAGGTATCTCTACTTACTTTGCTCTTCCTATGCATTATTACTATATGTTTCTGCTTGATTATTGTCGTCTCCTCATGTTTTATCATCTGCTATGTCTCTCGTactctatcttttttttttttttttttttttttttttttggacaaatctCTCGTACTCTATCTTTGTTCTTCTATGCAGCGTTTTCagatatattttatgatttttccCTGATCTGGAGGACAGTCAGGATTTAGGTTTCAAAttattacatattatttttttactaaaatattacaaatttgttttctaatctaagttattgGTTTTGTATATAGCCTTTATGTGCACTCACAACAAATTTTTTTGCAACTTCTGATAGACTTTAACTTTTCTATAACAGATGGCTAATAATTTCCCTGATGAATTCCATGGAGCAACACCGATCTGGTTTGGAGGTTTGGGATGCGAAGACACCCTGGTCCAAGAGGTATGTAACTTTTCTATATGAACTGAGGTTTGTAGTTTAGTCATCTTTATCAAATCCTATTGAGAGAGACTCATCCAAACTTATCAAATCTAGTTTCGATGTTATCTCTTAATAGAATATTGAACAAGATTACTCTTGTATATCTtgtgtttatttaattatattattattttagttagaaacaaaatatttatttatccgTAAATGTAACTTCTTTGTAAACCACTTTCAATCTTTGTGATGATTATTTTTTACAGTTTAttcttttaattatgtattatcTTCTTTCATATATTCTAACATTAACTTAGAAACTATGTTTTATGGTATATATCTGTCTTACATATTTATCTCAGTTTTTAATATGCTTGTATAAATTTATGATTTACTCtctataatttgtttttgttttatctttttttcaGGGTCTATATCCACCTTTAAACTTGACTTACACACCAACTCAGGAACATTTCAACAAAATTGAATCCAAATTTCAAGAAGAAAGGCAAAAGCAACTTTATTCCACAGAGAACACAAAGGCCTTAACGACTCATGAAACTCCTACAACTACTGAAAAACTAAAGGCTATGAATTTCGAAATCTCCAAGATCACAATTGGTGAATGGACTCACAAGTCGGTCTACCCTCATGATCTTATTGCCAAATTCTACTTTGCAAAGAAGAGACTTATGTGGGAGATTCTCGATGAAGATTCAAAACTTAAGAGAAAGATTGAGATGCAATGGTCTGATGTCTTGTCTTTTAGAGCTAGTTTTCCTCCACAAAATGAAACAGGAACACTAGAAGTCGAGGTAGTATACAAcacttcttatatatatatatcatatcgtTTACACATTTTATCTCAAATCTTGAGCCTAATGACTGTGAGATGTTTTTTTTCAGTTGGGAAAGTGTCCAACGTTCTTCTTGGAGGTTAATCCACAGCGAGCAAAGCACACTCAATGGAAACAGTTGGATCAAGACTTTACCCCAGGTCAATCTGCTTCTAAATACAGGTTTCATATTCTATATACCTTTGGcccttttattttgttttagcaCCATATTGAAATCGACTTATTTACAGCctcatgttttaatatatatatatatataacaggAGACATACACTTCAGATTTCCCCTGGAGATCTGAAGATGAACTTGGAGAAGCTTGTGTCCGCCGTTAGCTTCTGGTCAAAACTCGCCAAAGTCAATTTCCCAACTCTACCACAATCTCTTTACTTCGATAATGGAAACAGTAACAACAATGGTAACAGCAACTTGTGTCCCAACGGAAACTGCACAACACTTGGCATCAACGGCAATCATCTCTATCCTCAAGGTACTTAACTTTGAACCTTATACGCAAATCATTTTATCTTAgtatatgcattaaaacaagataaaaacgtttttatattatacttatatgtttgattttagttattagggtttaaattttattattctgAGAATGGATTAGATTAAGAATTTAGGATACGGTATAATTTAGTCATTTTACTCTTTAGTTAatcatgttttaaatttttttatcactacgttattttgtcatatttttatatttattctttTAAAGGATTTGCCATTTTTATAGGACTTGGTCATGTGCCAGTGGAGAACGTAAACTTCAACATGGCAACTGAGCTCTGCCCGAATAATCAAATGAACCCAATTTTTCAAGACGATCACCAGGATGAAACTATGAGTCAATTACCTGGGATGCAAGTTACACATCCATCATCTCAGCATATCAACATGGGAAGGTACATTATTAGCGGGTCACATTTTAACAATCCGATGATCCCAGACGATTGCCACACGAGTAACACAGGTAAGTTACGTGGACCGTATCTACAAGACATCTTAGCTCAAGAAGAAGTGATACAGAACAAGAAATGCATACGTCAGTTTCAGACTAACGGAGAATATTGTAATTGTAATCAGTGCTTCAACAACATCAATGGTTCACTGCCTCCTGATTCGTAGATATTATTAGAGATTTTAGCTTCCTCTTCCT is drawn from Brassica rapa cultivar Chiifu-401-42 chromosome A05, CAAS_Brap_v3.01, whole genome shotgun sequence and contains these coding sequences:
- the LOC103870789 gene encoding nuclear envelope-associated protein 1, with translation MSCSDKRTTVDPLLKDLDEKKESFRRNVVSLASELKQVRGRLVSQEQSFLKETQTRKEAEKRAQNMEMEMCKLHKRLEERNSQLHASASAAEKFIKDLEEFRSQLDATNQTAEASADSAESTKIQCSVLKQQLDDKTRSLREHEHRVTRLGHQLDDLQRGLSLRECSEIQLREELRRIEREVTEAITKAGIGSNDCVLQKFLEDVSPVNFERMNRLVEVNDVEVKKLKDEIRLMSGHWKHQTKELESQLEKQRRTDQDLKKKILKLEFCLQETRSQTRKLQRKEERRDMEIKEIRDLMSGRQQGSDKESWEKQKFWDNSGFKIVVSMSMLMLVVVSKR
- the LOC103870795 gene encoding uncharacterized protein LOC103870795 — encoded protein: MMNGWGEESQGGRSQITPEMANNFPDEFHGATPIWFGGLGCEDTLVQEGLYPPLNLTYTPTQEHFNKIESKFQEERQKQLYSTENTKALTTHETPTTTEKLKAMNFEISKITIGEWTHKSVYPHDLIAKFYFAKKRLMWEILDEDSKLKRKIEMQWSDVLSFRASFPPQNETGTLEVELGKCPTFFLEVNPQRAKHTQWKQLDQDFTPGQSASKYRRHTLQISPGDLKMNLEKLVSAVSFWSKLAKVNFPTLPQSLYFDNGNSNNNGNSNLCPNGNCTTLGINGNHLYPQGLGHVPVENVNFNMATELCPNNQMNPIFQDDHQDETMSQLPGMQVTHPSSQHINMGRYIISGSHFNNPMIPDDCHTSNTGKLRGPYLQDILAQEEVIQNKKCIRQFQTNGEYCNCNQCFNNINGSLPPDS
- the LOC103870792 gene encoding transcription factor bHLH150: MSGTNPSTSPELEGTETVPFRRRLVTAQRGQRVFAPKLLEALRRSRRSSEAPASHISRRWGDTEAQKVYSLQLYDALQRPRRSTTVRDTADKVLAATARGTTRWSRAILVSRLGRSLRRHKNTKPASAVRGGGGGKRKLSVVGNRVRVLGGLVPGCRRTALPELLDETADYIAALEMQVRAMTALSKILSEFQPSHKLGSA